From the genome of Papaver somniferum cultivar HN1 chromosome 2, ASM357369v1, whole genome shotgun sequence, one region includes:
- the LOC113353030 gene encoding uncharacterized protein LOC113353030, producing the protein MLKTMEIKVILWVFMVMVSTTYIRKTEGYLCYWDCVDACKVSGPECWYHCLDYCNPPLLSRTGDAPAMSPQISEAPSTSKDITAQLAEEFGATIAEDFFTSKVNTKEGMGQPITTEDFFFFGRPSNRKLIPKQ; encoded by the exons ATGCTAAAGACAATGGAAATAAAGGTAATATTATGGGTATTTATGGTCATGGTGAGTACAACATATATAAGGAAAACAGAAGGTTATCTTTGTTATTGGGATTGCGTAGATGCTTGCAAAGTTTCTGGACCTGAATGTTGGTATCATTGCCTTGATTACTGTAATCCTCCCTTGTTATCACGAACTGGTGATG CCCCTGCGATGTCTCCCCAAATATCTGAAGCCCCTTCTACGAGCAAAGACATCACAGCACAGCTGGCAGAAGAATTCGGTGCTACGATCGCTGAAGATTTTTTCACAAGCAAAGTAAATACTAAGGAAGGGATGGGTCAACCAATCACGACCGAagactttttcttttttggacgaCCTTCAAATAGGAAACTTATTCCCAAACAATAA